From Zingiber officinale cultivar Zhangliang chromosome 5B, Zo_v1.1, whole genome shotgun sequence, the proteins below share one genomic window:
- the LOC121987521 gene encoding NEP1-interacting protein-like 1 isoform X1 has protein sequence MSPSYYPHHLMASLSSSSSSSSSFSEERESFGFRCMASELFARAFSVVFTCIFAIVGSLVGAVTGALIGLATESGFLRGSGVGAISGAVFSIEVIDSSLDLWNSRDSGIWSLLYLQLDIISSLFNGRLVREKVGPAVQSAVQSQMNALGLPFMETLDLYDAGANAKGLSVDEVEKLPKSKVTARDELDASEEKTSCSVCLQELQLGEMVRRLPVCCHVFHLSCIDSWLIRHGSCPLCRRDV, from the exons ATGTCACCTTCCTACTACCCTCACCACCTCATGGCTTCCCTCTCTTCttcgtcgtcttcttcttcttctttttcagaGGAAAGAGAGAGTTTTGGATTCAGATGCATGGCCTCAGAGCTGTTTGCTAGAGCGTTCTCTGTGGTTTTCACTTGCATCTTCGCAATCG TTGGTTCACTGGTAGGAGCCGTCACCGGCGCTCTCATAGGCCTTGCCACTGAGAGTGGTTTCCTCAGAGGATCCGGAGTCGGAGCCATTTCCGGCGCCGTCTTCTCCATCGAAGTCATCGATTCGTCTCTCGATCTATGGAACTCCAGGGATTCTGGCATTTGGAGCCTTCTCTACCTG CAGCTCGACATAATCTCTAGCCTATTCAATGGACGACTGGTCAGGGAGAAGGTTGGGCCAGCAGTGCAGAGTGCAGTCCAGAGTCAG ATGAATGCACTCGGTCTGCCTTTCATGGAAACTCTTGATCTTTATGACGCCGGTGCCAACGCCAAGGGCTTGTCCGTTGATGAAGTCGAGAAGCTGCCAAAGTCCAAAGTCACTGCAAGAGACGAGCTTGATGCATCAGAGGAGAAGACAAGCTGCTCAGTGTGCCTGCAG GAGCTGCAATTGGGGGAAATGGTGAGGAGGTTGCCTGTTTGTTGCCATGTGTTTCATCTGTCATGCATTGATAGTTGGCTCATCAGGCATGGATCCTGTCCCCTGTGCAGAAGGGATGTCTAG
- the LOC121987521 gene encoding NEP1-interacting protein-like 1 isoform X2, with the protein MSPSYYPHHLMASLSSSSSSSSSFSEERESFGFRCMASELFARAFSVVFTCIFAIVGSLVGAVTGALIGLATESGFLRGSGVGAISGAVFSIEVIDSSLDLWNSRDSGIWSLLYLLDIISSLFNGRLVREKVGPAVQSAVQSQMNALGLPFMETLDLYDAGANAKGLSVDEVEKLPKSKVTARDELDASEEKTSCSVCLQELQLGEMVRRLPVCCHVFHLSCIDSWLIRHGSCPLCRRDV; encoded by the exons ATGTCACCTTCCTACTACCCTCACCACCTCATGGCTTCCCTCTCTTCttcgtcgtcttcttcttcttctttttcagaGGAAAGAGAGAGTTTTGGATTCAGATGCATGGCCTCAGAGCTGTTTGCTAGAGCGTTCTCTGTGGTTTTCACTTGCATCTTCGCAATCG TTGGTTCACTGGTAGGAGCCGTCACCGGCGCTCTCATAGGCCTTGCCACTGAGAGTGGTTTCCTCAGAGGATCCGGAGTCGGAGCCATTTCCGGCGCCGTCTTCTCCATCGAAGTCATCGATTCGTCTCTCGATCTATGGAACTCCAGGGATTCTGGCATTTGGAGCCTTCTCTACCTG CTCGACATAATCTCTAGCCTATTCAATGGACGACTGGTCAGGGAGAAGGTTGGGCCAGCAGTGCAGAGTGCAGTCCAGAGTCAG ATGAATGCACTCGGTCTGCCTTTCATGGAAACTCTTGATCTTTATGACGCCGGTGCCAACGCCAAGGGCTTGTCCGTTGATGAAGTCGAGAAGCTGCCAAAGTCCAAAGTCACTGCAAGAGACGAGCTTGATGCATCAGAGGAGAAGACAAGCTGCTCAGTGTGCCTGCAG GAGCTGCAATTGGGGGAAATGGTGAGGAGGTTGCCTGTTTGTTGCCATGTGTTTCATCTGTCATGCATTGATAGTTGGCTCATCAGGCATGGATCCTGTCCCCTGTGCAGAAGGGATGTCTAG